In Sander vitreus isolate 19-12246 chromosome 7, sanVit1, whole genome shotgun sequence, a genomic segment contains:
- the LOC144520403 gene encoding LOW QUALITY PROTEIN: ephrin type-B receptor 2-like (The sequence of the model RefSeq protein was modified relative to this genomic sequence to represent the inferred CDS: substituted 1 base at 1 genomic stop codon) encodes MDTANGVGCRSPASIPCDSIHQLQPCCHTSPTPIGVGASSLLTPEHFTHVTEDMPGTSLLQVLHHFEVLMDSTTATAELGWTIYPSQGFSFLSVFXWEEVSGYDENMNTIRTYQVCNVFDNSQNNWVRTKYIRRRGAQRIHVQMKFSVRDCSSIPNVPGSCKETFNLYYYESDSATATKSSPPWMENPWVKVDTIAADESFSQVDLGGRIMKINSEIRSFGPVSRNGFYLAFQDYGACMSLIAVRVFYRKCPSVIHNGAIFSETLSGAESTSLVAARGVCVPNGEEVDVPIKLYCNGDGEWIVPIGRCMCKAGYEAVENGTVCRACVSGFFKAAQGDQQCLQCPINSRTTSEGATNCVCRNGYYRADSDPPQMPCTTVPSAPQNVISMVNETSLRLEWSPPKEASGREDLVYNIICKSCGSGRGGCTRCGDNVQFVPRQLGLIDTHVHISDLLAHTQYTFEIQAVNGVSDQSPYSPQYTSVNITTNQAAPSAVSIIHQVSRSPNSITLSWSQPDQPNGLILDYELQYYEKNQAEWNSSLTRSQTNTAVIQGLKPGTIYVFQVRARTVAGFGRFSGKMYFQTMTEEEYKSSIQEKLPLIIGSTAAGLVFIIAITVLIIVCRSRRSPERSESEYTDKLQHYTSGHMSPGMKIYIDPFTYEDPNEAVREFAKEIDISCVKIEQVIGAGEFGEVCSGNLRQPGKREILVAIKALKAGYTERQRRDFLSEASIMGQFDHPNIIHLEGVVTKSSPVMIITEFMENGSLDSFLRQNDGQFTVIQLVGMLRGIAAGMKYLCDMNYVHRDLAARNILVNSNLVCKVSDFGLSRFLEDDTSDPTYTSALVSLHQDYGGKIPIRWTAPEAIQYRKFTWSSDCWSYGIVMWEVMSYGERPYWDMSNQDVINAIEQDYRLPPPMDCPSALHQLMLDCWQKDRSNRPKFSQIVSTLDKMIRNPSSLKAMTPLSSSVHLPLLDRTTPDFSSFSTVEEWLDAIKMGQYKENFANEDFSSFDVVSKMTMEDIVRVGVTLAGHQKKLLNSIQSMRAQMNQITSVEV; translated from the exons TCCTGCCTCCATCCCATGTGACTCCATTCACCAGCTCCAGCCCTGCTGCCACACCTCCCCCACCCCCATAGGTGTCGGGGCCTCATCACTGCTCACCCCAGA acattttacaCACGTCACTGAGGACATGCCAGGaaccagcctgcttcaagtcctCCACCACTTCG AAGTACTGATGGATTCAACAACGGCAACAGCAGAGCTGGGATGGACCATCTACCCATCACAGGGG TTTTCTTTCTTGTCTGTCTTCTAGTGGGAAGAAGTTAGTGGCTATGATGAAAACATGAACACCATCCGAACATACCAGGTGTGCAATGTCTTCGATAACAGTCAGAACAACTGGGTACGCACCAAATACATCCGCCGCCGTGGTGCTCAGCGCATCCATGTCCAGATGAAGTTCTCAGTACGCGACTGTAGTTCCATACCCAATGTCCCTGGCTCTTGCAAGGAGACCTTCAACCTGTATTACTATGAGTCTGACTCGGCCACAGCCACTAAATCGTCCCCACCTTGGATGGAGAACCCCTGGGTGAAAGTGGACACCATAGCGGCTGATGAGAGCTTCTCTCAGGTTGATCTTGGTGGTCGCATCATGAAGATCAACAGTGAAATTCGGAGTTTTGGACCGGTTTCGCGCAATGGCTTCTACCTCGCTTTCCAGGATTATGGCGCCTGCATGTCACTCATCGCTGTTCGAGTCTTCTACAGGAAATGTCCCAGTGTGATCCACAACGGTGCCATCTTCTCTGAGACTCTGTCTGGAGCAGAGAGCACCTCTCTGGTGGCAGCCAGAGGGGTGTGTGTTCCCAATGGGGAGGAGGTGGATGTACCCATCAAGCTGTACTGTAACGGGGATGGCGAGTGGATAGTACCCATCGGGCGCTGCATGTGCAAAGCTGGGTATGAGGCGGTAGAGAATGGTACAGTCTGCAGAG CTTGTGTATCAGGGTTCTTCAAGGCTGCACAGGGAGACCAGCAATGTCTGCAGTGCCCCATTAACAGCCGAACCACCAGTGAAGGAGCAACCAACTGTGTCTGTCGCAACGGCTACTACCGCGCTGACTCTGACCCTCCACAGATGCCCTGTACAA CTGTtccatcagctccacaaaacgtCATCTCCATGGTAAATGAGACCTCTCTGAGGCTGGAGTGGAGCCCACCAAAGGAGGCCAGCGGCCGAGAAGATCTTGTCTACAACATCATATGTAAGAGCTGTGGCAGTGGACGGGGGGGCTGTACCCGCTGTGGCGACAACGTGCAGTTTGTACCACGTCAGCTGGGACTGATCGACACCCACGTCCACATCAGTGACCTCCTGGCTCACACCCAGTACACCTTTGAAATACAAGCTGTCAATGGAGTGTCTGACCAGAGTCCTTATTCACCACAGTACACGTCTGTCAACATCACCACCAACCAGGCTG CACCATCAGCAGTGTCCATCATCCACCAGGTCAGCAGAAGCCCTAACAGCATCACCTTGTCCTGGTCCCAGCCTGATCAGCCCAATGGACTCATCCTGGACTATGAACTGCAGTACTATGAGAAG aacCAGGCAGAGTGGAACTCCTCTCTGACGAGGAGTCAGACCAACACTGCAGTCATACAGGGCTTAAAGCCTGGAACCATCTACGTCTTTCAGGTTCGGGCTCGGACTGTCGCTGGATTTGGACGCTTTAGTGGCAAAATGTACTTCCAAACCATGACTGAAG AGGAATATAAGTCCAGTATCCAGGAGAAGCTCCCCCTCATCATCGGTTCCACTGCTGCAGGACTAGTCTTCATCATTGCCATCACTGTCTTAATCATTGTCTGCCGCAG CAGGAGAAGTCCCGAAAGATCAGAGTCAGAGTACACAGACAAACTCCAACATTACACCAGTGGTCACA TGTCACCAGGAATGAAGATCTACATTGACCCCTTCACATATGAAGACCCTAATGAAGCAGTCAGAGAGTTTGCCAAGGAGATTGACATTTCCTGTGTCAAGATTGAACAAGTTATTGGTGCAG GTGAGTTTGGGGAGGTGTGCAGTGGAAACCTCCGGCAGCCTGGGAAGAGAGAGATCCTGGTGGCTATTAAGGCGCTGAAGGCGGGCTACACTGAACGCCAGAGGCGGGACTTCCTGAGTGAGGCATCCATCATGGGCCAGTTCGACCACCCCAACATCATCCATTTGGAGGGGGTGGTGACCAAGAGCAGCCCTGTGATGATCATCACTGAGTTCATGGAGAACGGCTCCCTCGACTCCTTCCTCAGG caaAATGATGGGCAGTTCACAGTGATCCAGCTAGTGGGAATGCTGCGAGGCATAGCAGCAGGCATGAAGTACCTGTGTGACATGAACTACGTTCATCGAGACCTGGCAGCTAGGAACATCCTGGTCAACAGCAACCTGGTGTGCAAAGTGTCTGACTTCGGCCTGTCCCGCTTCCTGGAGGACGACACTTCAGACCCCACGTACACCAGCGCTCTGGTGAGTCTGCATCAGGACTAT GGAGGGAAGATTCCCATCCGCTGGACGGCTCCAGAGGCCATCCAGTACAGGAAGTTCACCTGGTCCAGTGATTGCTGGAGCTATGGTATCGTCATGTGGGAGGTGATGTCGTACGGAGAGAGGCCCTACTGGGACATGAGCAATCAAGAT GTTATCAATGCCATAGAGCAGGACTACAGGTTGCCGCCCCCTATGGATTGTCCCAGTGCACTGCATCAGCTGATGCTGGACTGCTGGCAGAAGGACCGCAGCAACCGGCCCAAATTCAGCCAGATAGTCAGCACCCTGGATAAGATGATCCGCAACCCCAGCAGCCTCAAGGCCATGACACCGCTGTCATCAAG TGTTCATTTACCTCTACTGGATCGCACCACTCCAGACTTCTCCTCTTTCAGCACCGTGGAGGAGTGGCTGGACGCCATTAAGATGGGCCAGTACAAGGAGAACTTTGCCAACGAAGACTTCAGCAGCTTTGATGTTGTGTCTAAGATGACTATGGA GGACATCGTCAGAGTGGGAGTGACGTTAGCCGGCCACCAGAAGAAGCTCCTCAACAGCATCCAGTCCATGAGGGCCCAGATGAACCAGATCACTTCAGTGGAGGTGTGA